One window of the Alligator mississippiensis isolate rAllMis1 chromosome 5, rAllMis1, whole genome shotgun sequence genome contains the following:
- the MSANTD3 gene encoding myb/SANT-like DNA-binding domain-containing protein 3 — translation MQNEIIKPAKYFSEVEKSVLLALVEKYRYVLECKKSDARTIALKQRTWQALAHEYNSQPSVSLRDFKQLKKCWENIKARTKKIMAHERREKVKRSISPLINTHIIGKEKIASMMPEQMYFLQSPPEEDFEYQPDTSNQVSFVVSNKELCDEERELVHFPVCEGTSQPESSYSDVRIATDKNYRSKATQESALKKMQEEEHHQQMSILQLQLIQMNEVHVAKIQQIERECEMAEEEHRIKMEVLNKKKMYWERKLQTITKEWPVSSFNRPFPNSP, via the exons AAATAATAAAGCCTGCTAAATACTTCTCTGAAGTGGAAAAGAGTGTGCTACTTGCATTAGTTGAAAAGTACAGATATGTACTTGAATGTAAAAAAAGTGATGCAAGAACTATTGCATTGAAACAACGTACTTGGCAAGCACTTGCCCATGAATATAATTCTCAGCCTAGTGTGTCACTAAGAGATTTCAAGCAGTTAAAGAAATGCTGGGAAAATATCAAAGCACGGACAAAAAAGATAATGGCACATGAAAGACGGGAGAAAGTAAAAAGAAGCATTAGTCCTCTTATAAATACTCACATCATAGGAAAAGAGAAGATTGCCAGCATGATGCCTGAGCAAATGTACTTTTTACAGAGTCCGCCAGAAGAAGACTTTGAATATCAGCCTGATACTTCTAACCAAG tatCATTTGTTGTTTCAAATAAAGAACTATGTGATGAAGAGAGAGAATTGGTACATTTCCCAGTATGTGAAGGCACCTCTCAACCTGAGTCATCCTATTCAGATGTCAGAATAGCAACAGATAAAAACTACAGAAGTAAAGCCACTCAGGAAAGTGCTTTGAAAAAGATGCAAGAGGAAGAACATCACCAGCAAATGTCAATTTTACAACTACAGCTGATACAAATGAATGAAGTGCATGTGGCAAAAATACAACAAATTGAAAGGGAATGTGAGATGGCTGAAGAGGAACACAGGATAAAAATGGAAGtgctaaataaaaagaaaatgtattgggAGAGAAAACTCCAAACCATCACAAAAGAATGGCCTGTATCATCTTTTAACAGACCCTTTCCTAATTCACCCTAG